The region GTTTGCACTCTTTGAATCCGTGAATACCTTTGAAATAATTGGTATAATGACGACGCATTTCAACAATACCTACGCGTTCGCCTTTCCACTCCATAGACCAAATTAAATGGTTACGCGCTGCTTCAACTCTATCGGCAACCGTTGGTGGCGCAAGGTGTTCCCCGGTTTCAAAAAAATGTTTGATTTCGTTAAAAATCCAAGGATAACCTATGGCAGCACGACCAATCATCATGCCATCTAAACCATATTTATTTTTGTATTCTAAGGCTTTTTCTGGAGAATCGATATCGCCATTACCAAAAATTGGCATGGTGATTCTAGGATTGTTTTTAATGCGTTCAATATGCGTCCAATCAGAATGGCCTTTATACATTTGAGCTCTTGTTCTGGCATGAACGGTGAGGGCTTGCACACCTATATCTTGTAAACGCTCCGCAACTTCATCAATATTGATAGAATTTTCGTCCCAACCTAAACGGGTTTTAACAGTAACGGGCAAACTGGTTCCTTTAATTACAGCTTTGGTTAATCGGACCATTAAATCGACATCTTTTAGTACTCCAGCACCTGCGCCTTTACACACCACTTTTTTTACGGGACAACCAAAATTAATATCCACTAAGTCGGGCTGTACGGTTTCTACAATTTTGGCAGACATTTCCATGGCTTCTTCATCACCACCAAAAATTTGGATGCCTACTGGACGTTCATAGTCAAAAATATCTAATTTCTTTTTGCTCTTCATGGCATCTCGAATTAAACCTTCAGATGAAATGAATTCAGAATACATTAAATCGGCGCCATGCATTTTACACAACCTACGGAAAGGCGGATCGCTCACGTCTTCCATGGGTGCCAATAACAAAGGATGTTCGGGTAAAATGATGTTGCCTATTTTGACCATAATATATTTTTTTGCAAAAGTACTTAATTTAGTAATTCGTTAATAGTTAAAATTAATTTGATTGGTTTTAAATTTTAAAGTCACAGATTAAACTGGTTTGCCAACTTTTATACAATTTAAAAAAGTAAATCTTATATGACTTATATGGTTCCAATAATTCAATAAAAAAAGCGAACCAAAGTCCGCTTTCTATTTTATTTTCTATCACCAAAAATACGTAAGATGTATAAGAATAAATTAATAAAGTCTAGATAAAGTGTTAAAGCACCCATTAAA is a window of Flavobacterium indicum GPTSA100-9 = DSM 17447 DNA encoding:
- the dusB gene encoding tRNA dihydrouridine synthase DusB, with the translated sequence MVKIGNIILPEHPLLLAPMEDVSDPPFRRLCKMHGADLMYSEFISSEGLIRDAMKSKKKLDIFDYERPVGIQIFGGDEEAMEMSAKIVETVQPDLVDINFGCPVKKVVCKGAGAGVLKDVDLMVRLTKAVIKGTSLPVTVKTRLGWDENSINIDEVAERLQDIGVQALTVHARTRAQMYKGHSDWTHIERIKNNPRITMPIFGNGDIDSPEKALEYKNKYGLDGMMIGRAAIGYPWIFNEIKHFFETGEHLAPPTVADRVEAARNHLIWSMEWKGERVGIVEMRRHYTNYFKGIHGFKECKQKLVTTDGHNELMDLFETIKEVYANYEHQV